From one Plasmodium knowlesi strain H genome assembly, chromosome: 11 genomic stretch:
- a CDS encoding mitochondrial cardiolipin synthase, putative, with the protein MSSCGCYILAEVGGGLLGKEVVGGKTVVGGGSGRKTVGGTSPPQEALLNAQRDLKGNVYRTIRKKVDPQIMSGTEDEGTEGGQNKKEIDIERLVEDNVEQLSLNRKEKDIMKKKWKYILKKNKEKYGKVSDGNKIKIYNDGHTTFRDILRSIEKSKKRVWFESYIFDDSELAQQVVDSLCNAAKRGCDVILLVDYIGSLKIKNKWVNMLKENNVHVLFFNTFLNSFLNMLPIFFRDHRKIIIVDNAAYCGSMNVSESVVPSGVGWQRGDVGEMESDVGEVESDVGEMETDVGEMERDTEEAETKEPANETYGGTSTCEGIMPNRCEHPGPSEKHVKVSEKKNKSKLLQYYDLHIKVKGPAVKDLADVFIDSLKMTKTSIIRGTIEEQKRYVDDEGKSCFVQVLESNVLRKIRSIQSTFEWVLKNGATKNIYITTSYFIPPGFLRRALFSALNNGVDISFLLSGNSDVMGDVPATYHIVKKFLRRSQRGGANSGGNNQHNHEHHHEHHLHNHGNSDNRDGSNQTDQTDGREGSHNNEQSDHPQQGKANSYLHNLRKRAESRIGENFLKRQNKGNCDFYFFQNRHCHAKNLMVDNLWCAVGSYNWDRFSSRRNLEVMVSIFDKQICHQFVQEHKSKIKNESKQVTLAQVINRNVFQGFFSYCAYHMAKWSGKNILDGLSKDSKKTVLRRAIVNKYLSDNCMENISLNMMWGA; encoded by the coding sequence ATGAGTTCTTGCGGGTGTTACATTTTGGCGGAAGTGGGGGGCGGCCTCCTGGGTAAAGAAGTGGTAGGTGGCAAAACTGTTGTAGGGGGAGGGTCTGGACGGAAAACAGTTGGAGGTACATCCCCCCCCCAGGAGGCCTTACTGAATGCACAGCGAGATTTGAAAGGCAACGTGTATAGAACGATCAGGAAGAAGGTGGATCCTCAGATAATGAGCGGAACAGAGGACGAAGGTACAGAAGGGgggcaaaacaaaaaagaaattgataTCGAAAGGTTGGTGGAAGATAACGTAGAACAGCTAAGCCTaaacagaaaggaaaaggatataatgaagaagaaatggaaatacattttaaaaaaaaacaaagagaaatatggaaaagtatctgatggaaataaaataaaaatatataacgaTGGACATACAACTTTTAGGGATATACTTCGATCTATAGAGAAGAGCAAAAAGAGGGTTTGGTTTGAGTCTTACATTTTCGATGACTCTGAATTAGCGCAGCAAGTGGTGGACAGCCTATGTAATGCGGCGAAGAGAGGATGCGATGTCATTCTTCTGGTTGATTATATCGGAAGcttgaaaattaaaaataaatgggtGAATATGTTGAAGGAGAATAACGTAcacgttcttttctttaacaCTTTTTTGAATTCTTTCCTTAACATGTTACCAATTTTCTTTCGGGACCACCGTAAGATCATAATAGTAGACAACGCTGCGTACTGCGGGTCGATGAATGTTTCCGAGAGCGTCGTCCCGAGCGGGGTGGGCTGGCAGAGAGGTGATGTGGGTGAGATGGAAAGTGATGTGGGTGAGGTGGAAAGTGATGTGGGTGAGATGGAAACTGATGTGGGTGAGATGGAAAGAGACACGGAAGAAGCGGAAACAAAAGAACCCGCAAACGAAACCTATGGAGGTACGTCCACTTGCGAAGGAATCATGCCGAACCGATGCGAGCACCCAGGGCCAAGTGAGAAACATGTCAAAgtgagcgaaaaaaaaaacaaaagtaaaCTCCTACAATACTACGATTTACATATAAAGGTTAAAGGACCCGCAGTGAAAGATTTGGCAGATGTTTTTATCGATTCACTTAAGATGACCAAAACTTCCATCATCAGGGGAACAATCGAGGAACAGAAAAGATATGTGGACGATGAGGGGAAATCTTGCTTCGTTCAAGTTCTAGAATCAAATGTATTGAGAAAAATTCGATCCATTCAGTCTACCTTTGAATGGGTTCTTAAAAATGGAgccacgaaaaatatttacataacGACTAGCTATTTTATCCCCCCCGGTTTTCTGAGGAGAGCTTTATTTTCTGCTCTGAATAACGGGGTAGACATTTCGTTCCTCCTTTCTGGGAACTCGGATGTGATGGGTGATGTTCCCGCCACTTATCACATCGTGAAGAAGTTCCTGAGGAGGTCCCAGAGGGGCGGCGCAAACAGTGGCGgcaacaaccaacacaaccacgaACACCACCACGAACACCACCTACACAACCATGGCAACAGTGATAACCGTGACGGGAGCAACCAAACAGATCAAACGGATGGACGTGAGGGAAGCCACAACAATGAACAGAGCGACCACCCCCAACAGGGGAAAGCAAACTCCTATCTGCACAACCTGCGCAAGCGAGCGGAGTCCAGAATAGGAGAAAACTTTTTGAAGAGACAAAACAAGGGAAACTGcgacttttatttttttcaaaacagGCACTGTCATGCAAAGAACCTCATGGTGGACAATCTCTGGTGTGCCGTGGGTTCATACAACTGGGATCGATTTTCTTCAAGGCGCAACTTAGAAGTAATGGTTTCTATCTTTGATAAACAAATCTGCCACCAGTTTGTGCAGGAGCATaagagtaaaataaaaaacgaatcAAAACAAGTGACTCTCGCGCAGGTGATCAATCGTAACGTGTTCCAAGGATTTTTCAGTTACTGCGCCTATCATATGGCAAAATGGTCcggcaaaaatatattggaCGGATTGTCCAAGGATAGCAAGAAGACTGTTCTAAGGAGAGCCATTGTGAATAAATATTTGTCCGACAATTGCATGGAAAATATCTCCCTCAACATGATGTGGGGCGCGTAG